The following coding sequences are from one Rutidosis leptorrhynchoides isolate AG116_Rl617_1_P2 chromosome 11, CSIRO_AGI_Rlap_v1, whole genome shotgun sequence window:
- the LOC139874310 gene encoding uncharacterized protein, which yields MKILSYNIRGFGIGKESKFGSLKKLISSEKPLFLALQETKLKLVDRSWVEKLWGCLGFDFIQREMVGKSGGQLLVWDTNYFDAIDVISLNFAIGIRGKWKSNDQFVNIVNVYGPHEDDKKKQFWTSLGNTVSNRDDAWVLCGDFKEVRDQSERVNCVFSGYRAKWFNDFILSCELIDIPLGGRIYTRVSDDGIKFSKIDRFLVNEKFYCLWDNLAAVVLERTKSDHCPIILKYEEKNFGPKPFKIFDAWFEDVEFEKIVMDSWADSVYNGPRPDRKFLAKLKKLKAELRSWSKNKFGKIDMEIDLHKSVASSLELKAETTTLNDDELELWKNARKQWLEKENMKASMAKQKARIR from the coding sequence ATGAAGATTTTATCTTATAACATTCGGGGCTTTGGGATCGGGAAAGAAAGCAAGTTCGGGTCTTTAAAGAAATTGATTAGTAGTGAAAAGCCTTTATTTTTAGCACTGCAAGAAACAAAATTGAAATTGGTGGATAGGTCGTGGGTAGAGAAACTGTGGGGCTGTTTAGGTTTTGACTTCATCCAAAGAGAAATGGTCGGGAAATCGGGGGGTCAATTGCTTGTGTGGGACACCAATTACTTCGATGCTATTGATGTAATATCATTAAACTTTGCAATTGGCATTCGTGGGAAGTGGAAGAGTAATGATCAGTTTGTCAACATCGTTAATGTCTATGGTCCTCATGAGGATGACAAGAAAAAACAGTTTTGGACTTCATTAGGTAACACTGTTAGCAATCGAGATGATGCTTGGGTTTTGTGCGGGGATTTCAAAGAGGTGCGGGACCAATCTGAAAGAGTTAACTGTGTATTCTCCGGGTATAGAGCAAAATGGTTCAACGACTTTATTCTTTCATGTGAACTCATAGATATTCCGCTTGGTGGTAGGATCTACACTCGAGTCAGTGATGATGGAATTAAGTTTAGCAAAATAGATCGTTTCCTTGTCAACGAAAAGTTTTATTGCCTCTGGGATAATTTGGCAGCGGTAGTACTTGAAAGAACCAAATCAGACCACTGCCCTATTATTCTAAAATATGAAGAAAAGAACTTTGGGCCAAAGCCATTTAAAATTTTCGATGCATGGTTTGAAGATGTAGAGTTTGAAAAGATTGTCATGGATTCGTGGGCTGATTCTGTTTACAATGGGCCCAGGCCTGATCGTAAGTTCTTGGCCAAACTAAAAAAACTTAAAGCAGAATTGAGATCTTGGAGCAAAAATAAATTCGGGAAAATTGACATGGAAATAGACCTCCATAAGTCTGTTGCAAGTTCGCTTGAACTAAAAGCTGAAACAACAACCCTTAATGATGATGAGCTTGAGTTATGGAAAAATGCTAGAAAACAGTGGCTAGAAAAAGAGAATATGAAGGCGAGCATGGCTAAGCAAAAGGCGAGAATTCGATAG
- the LOC139874311 gene encoding uncharacterized protein produces MRPSMEGLLYPSISSDEAVALELPKAESEIHEAILECGSTKAPGPDGFNMRFFKKCWDIVKDDLVEAIKWFWEHGEISRGCNASFVAIIRLYPRSYQTVFERKGVIIKVDFEKAFDSLNWNFLLEVMRCMVFGSKWIKWISSCLMSASISILINGSPTDEFLLGRGVQ; encoded by the exons ATGAGACCTTCGATGGAAGGGCTGTTATATCCCTCGATTTCTTCAGATGAAGCCGTAGCTCTCGAACTTCCTAAAGCAGAATCAGAAATACATGAAGCTATTTTAGAGTGTGGGAGTACGAAAGCTCCGGGCCCGGACGGCTTTAATATGCGCTTTTTTAAGAAGTGTTGGGATATTGTTAAAGATGACTTGGTTGAGGCAATCAAATGGTTTTGGGAACATGGTGAAATCTCGAGAGGGTGTAATGCATCATTCGTAGCTATTATAAGATTGTATCCAAGATCCTATCAAACCGTCTTCGAAAG AAAAGGTGTTATTATTAAGGTTGACTTTGAAAAAGCATTTGATAGTCTCAATTGGAATTTTCTGTTAGAAGTTATGAGATGCATGGTTTTTGGAAGTAAATGGATCAAATGGATTTCTTCTTGCCTTATGTCGGCCTCCATTTCCATCTTGATCAACGGGTCGCCAACTGATGAATTTCTGTTGGGTAGGGGCGTTCAATAG